The following coding sequences are from one Wenzhouxiangella sp. AB-CW3 window:
- a CDS encoding aminoglycoside phosphotransferase family protein has product MEDVRRQQAESWGADQLGWPEDFVSDAIGSDASFRRYFRLSHEGRTVVVMDAPPEIEKLDAFIDIGQRLERAGLHVPDQLHVNHEQGFLLLEDLGQRPYHLVLNADTAATLFDDALGALITMQTYADPRGLPEYDPAMLLREVSLFPDWFLNRHWQVEPTDEELDAWDSICATLVRWALDQPRVFCHRDYMPRNLMLADPNPGIIDFQGAVLGPISYDPVCLFRDAFLSWPQEQVDTWLENYRQRARAAGLPVPESAGLWRRTCDFMAVQRHLKVIGIFARIHYRDGKSGYLEDTPRFFAYLEQAIERNPELLELGRLIAAWQHRRQLD; this is encoded by the coding sequence ATGGAAGACGTACGACGCCAGCAGGCCGAATCATGGGGCGCGGATCAGTTGGGCTGGCCCGAAGATTTCGTCAGCGATGCGATCGGGTCTGACGCCAGTTTCCGCCGCTATTTTCGTCTCTCGCACGAAGGGCGCACGGTGGTGGTCATGGATGCCCCTCCCGAGATCGAGAAGCTCGATGCCTTCATCGACATCGGCCAGCGTCTGGAACGGGCGGGCCTGCACGTTCCCGACCAACTGCACGTGAACCACGAGCAGGGGTTTCTGTTGCTAGAAGACCTGGGCCAACGGCCCTACCACCTTGTGCTGAATGCCGACACCGCCGCCACACTGTTCGACGACGCCCTCGGTGCACTGATCACCATGCAGACCTACGCCGACCCACGTGGGCTGCCGGAATACGATCCCGCCATGCTGTTGCGCGAAGTATCGCTGTTCCCCGACTGGTTTTTGAACCGTCACTGGCAGGTCGAGCCCACCGATGAAGAGCTCGACGCCTGGGACAGCATCTGCGCAACGCTGGTGCGGTGGGCACTGGACCAGCCACGGGTTTTCTGTCATCGAGACTACATGCCCAGAAATCTGATGCTGGCAGACCCGAACCCGGGCATCATCGACTTTCAGGGCGCCGTACTCGGCCCCATCAGTTACGACCCCGTCTGCCTGTTTCGCGATGCCTTTCTGAGCTGGCCCCAAGAACAGGTGGATACCTGGCTGGAGAACTATCGGCAGCGTGCCCGGGCAGCCGGCCTGCCGGTCCCCGAATCAGCCGGGTTGTGGCGACGAACCTGCGATTTCATGGCTGTTCAACGCCACCTGAAAGTCATTGGCATCTTCGCCCGCATCCACTATCGCGACGGTAAATCCGGGTACCTGGAGGACACACCCCGCTTCTTTGCCTACCTGGAGCAGGCCATCGAGCGCAATCCCGAACTCCTGGAACTGGGACGGCTGATTGCCGCCTGGCAGCACCGGCGTCAGCTTGATTGA
- the murU gene encoding N-acetylmuramate alpha-1-phosphate uridylyltransferase MurU yields MKAMILAAGRGERLRPLTDSVPKPLLEVGGKPLIVHHLDRLAAAGFQDVVINLGWLGEQIAAKLGDGGNFGLRIRYSPEPPGALETAGGIVHALELLGDAPFLAISADVLCDYPLKRMRQLESEALAHLVMVDNPPHHPHGDFGIESGRMVLDSDIKLTFSGIAWFRPGLFADLEPGVRPLRPVLEQAIAAGLVEGERFQGQWFDTGTAGRLEAARNSLA; encoded by the coding sequence ATGAAAGCCATGATTCTTGCCGCCGGGCGCGGCGAACGCTTGCGCCCGCTAACCGACAGCGTGCCCAAGCCGTTGCTCGAGGTGGGCGGCAAACCGCTGATCGTGCATCATCTCGACCGGCTTGCCGCCGCCGGATTCCAGGATGTGGTCATCAATCTGGGCTGGCTGGGCGAACAAATCGCCGCCAAACTGGGCGACGGTGGCAACTTCGGGCTGCGTATCCGCTATTCACCCGAACCGCCCGGCGCCCTGGAAACGGCCGGCGGCATCGTACATGCTCTGGAACTGCTTGGCGATGCGCCATTTCTGGCTATCAGCGCCGATGTGCTGTGCGATTACCCACTCAAACGTATGCGCCAACTGGAATCAGAAGCCCTGGCCCACCTCGTCATGGTCGACAACCCGCCGCACCATCCACATGGCGACTTTGGCATCGAGAGTGGGCGCATGGTCCTTGACTCGGACATCAAACTGACTTTCAGCGGTATTGCCTGGTTCAGGCCCGGGCTGTTCGCCGACCTCGAACCCGGCGTGCGCCCGTTACGGCCCGTGCTGGAACAGGCCATTGCCGCCGGCCTGGTCGAGGGCGAACGATTTCAGGGGCAATGGTTCGACACTGGAACCGCCGGGCGGCTGGAAGCAGCCAGAAACAGCCTCGCATAA
- a CDS encoding toxic anion resistance protein, with protein MTTTIETEPRQDEAVRREVEVFLGDASRAFDLEAARAEKQALIEQIKGDFSWEQPEQFAADQATGVSQFADTIVEGVRSANLGSVHDHLTELRMVSKRLSGQLEPSGFLSRFFFNARKALERFAADWSTVDGQINQVIATLERDKRGSLITIENLREIGQEAIDNFRHMAAAIVAGQEILAEERERLAGLKKEVDAADDPVQAAELRQLEQRADVFDRRLTNLEKSRAIAAGMIPTIQQTLHSEIIVSEELDMALSQAIPLMKQQLAVVVEQVRQQERLESLAATRNATEEMMEEIADRLETNQDMVDKQVREGIASADKVVEFLHRIGDTIEEIDQRQAEAQRDRAAARDQLQQAVSDLRDRLS; from the coding sequence ATGACCACCACGATTGAGACCGAGCCGCGACAGGATGAAGCCGTACGCCGGGAGGTGGAGGTCTTTCTGGGCGATGCTTCCCGCGCTTTTGATCTTGAGGCCGCGCGTGCCGAGAAGCAGGCGCTGATCGAGCAGATCAAGGGAGATTTTTCCTGGGAGCAGCCCGAGCAGTTCGCCGCTGACCAGGCCACCGGGGTTTCACAGTTTGCCGATACCATCGTCGAGGGAGTGCGTTCGGCCAACCTGGGCAGCGTGCACGACCACCTGACCGAACTGCGCATGGTCAGCAAACGGCTCAGCGGACAACTGGAGCCTTCCGGTTTCCTGTCGCGTTTCTTTTTCAACGCTCGCAAGGCGCTGGAGCGTTTCGCCGCCGACTGGAGCACTGTTGACGGGCAGATCAACCAGGTCATTGCCACGCTGGAGCGTGACAAGCGCGGCAGTCTGATCACCATCGAGAATCTGCGCGAGATCGGCCAGGAAGCCATCGACAATTTCCGACACATGGCCGCCGCCATCGTGGCCGGGCAGGAGATCCTGGCAGAGGAGCGGGAACGGCTGGCTGGGCTCAAGAAGGAGGTTGATGCGGCCGACGACCCTGTTCAGGCCGCCGAGCTGCGTCAACTCGAGCAGCGAGCCGACGTGTTCGACCGCCGTCTGACCAATCTCGAAAAAAGCCGGGCCATTGCCGCCGGCATGATTCCCACCATCCAGCAGACCCTGCACAGCGAGATCATCGTCAGCGAGGAACTCGACATGGCACTCAGCCAGGCCATCCCGCTGATGAAGCAGCAACTGGCCGTGGTGGTCGAGCAGGTGCGCCAGCAGGAGCGGCTGGAATCACTGGCGGCGACGCGCAATGCCACCGAAGAGATGATGGAAGAGATTGCCGATCGGCTCGAGACCAACCAGGATATGGTCGACAAGCAGGTGCGCGAAGGCATCGCCTCGGCCGACAAGGTGGTGGAGTTTCTTCACCGGATTGGCGATACCATTGAGGAGATCGATCAGCGTCAGGCCGAGGCCCAGCGCGACCGTGCCGCAGCCCGCGATCAACTGCAGCAGGCGGTTTCAGATCTCCGGGATCGGCTGTCCTGA